One part of the Candidatus Bathyarchaeota archaeon genome encodes these proteins:
- a CDS encoding HK97 gp10 family phage protein, translating into MSVSISLEISDGEELAQALNRFDVAVQKRIGAQLGQWAESVKANAEQLVPVRTGYLQSTIYAKTQDWQIEVGAEATYAAAVEFGTSNMRAQPYLTPAVEAYLPRLERVLLDALDSAKAEAQL; encoded by the coding sequence ATGAGCGTATCCATATCCCTTGAAATATCAGACGGAGAAGAACTCGCGCAAGCCCTAAACCGTTTTGACGTCGCCGTGCAGAAGCGCATAGGGGCGCAGTTGGGGCAGTGGGCTGAATCGGTCAAGGCAAACGCGGAGCAACTTGTGCCTGTCAGAACTGGGTATCTGCAGAGCACGATTTACGCCAAAACTCAGGATTGGCAAATTGAAGTCGGCGCAGAAGCCACCTACGCCGCTGCAGTCGAATTCGGCACCAGCAACATGCGTGCCCAACCGTACCTGACCCCAGCGGTTGAAGCCTACTTACCCCGCCTTGAGCGCGTTTTGTTGGATGCCTTGGATTCTGCTAAAGCGGAGGCGCAACTATGA
- a CDS encoding phage tail tube protein, which yields MPQTYGSHESKLFYVEESVFGQTPTNPAMLGVAAESIEPQINSNNIKVRGVGSVDLQAIKKGQRASSLKVSFPIPSDAPINFLQNCKVDLNKSLSVQVLYYKGAFSEATDIISLLYTGCKFQSVAVECSIDDVVKASAELLSQDVTASTSKISGATYSEYAGAVPFYESYIKKDTTTLDRVTDWKFTVNNNLKQIPVIRSPNGNIIKYLPNRHRELSGEVVFEFESKEEFDDIINDTEFDLEFGLGGSNKAILGDCKWENVSIPTRIEELVSLKAAFTAKTLTIT from the coding sequence ATGCCACAAACATATGGTTCTCATGAAAGCAAACTCTTCTATGTGGAAGAATCAGTTTTCGGGCAAACCCCCACGAACCCAGCGATGCTTGGAGTAGCAGCCGAGAGCATCGAACCCCAAATCAACTCCAACAACATCAAAGTCCGCGGAGTAGGCTCCGTCGATTTGCAAGCGATAAAGAAAGGCCAACGCGCATCGAGCTTAAAAGTCTCGTTTCCCATTCCCAGCGATGCCCCGATCAATTTCCTGCAGAACTGCAAAGTTGACCTCAACAAATCATTAAGCGTGCAGGTGCTGTACTATAAGGGCGCTTTTTCTGAGGCAACGGACATAATTTCTTTGCTCTATACAGGCTGCAAATTCCAATCCGTCGCCGTGGAATGCAGCATCGACGATGTGGTAAAGGCGTCGGCTGAGCTTCTAAGCCAAGACGTAACCGCGTCCACCTCAAAAATTTCAGGCGCAACCTACAGCGAATACGCAGGCGCCGTGCCCTTCTACGAAAGCTACATCAAAAAAGACACAACCACACTGGACCGCGTCACCGACTGGAAATTCACCGTAAACAACAACCTAAAACAAATCCCCGTCATACGCAGTCCCAACGGTAACATAATCAAGTACTTGCCCAATAGGCACCGCGAGTTAAGCGGCGAAGTGGTTTTCGAATTCGAATCCAAAGAGGAATTCGACGACATCATAAACGACACCGAATTTGACTTAGAATTCGGTTTGGGCGGCTCAAACAAAGCTATCCTCGGAGACTGCAAATGGGAAAACGTCTCCATACCCACCCGCATCGAGGAACTCGTCAGCCTCAAAGCCGCCTTCACCGCAAAAACCCTCACAATAACCTAA
- a CDS encoding phage major capsid protein, with protein MKPKLFESLIQGDSEFKEHIETQRHKTTTHPFLRRYCEVGIKEGLFSDSAQALGRLHDTLVQAAYPEMIGRDIITVMSTTEPMERFPLDQKAVAYRYAEGAATRLSGTKNGVADVYTNIQAESSEEWTREFLEDATWNVMNRMVEKVGRALGEQETNRVLALYGAVADADLAGGGALNNSGAVLDWKGVVSLHNAVRSQNWKPTVLAVNETQLHQLLNDDKFIHAQYLPSGQTDIDEATVTSVLGMRVQASTLVPNGTAYAIDTRVASVMLLRRDVTVEDWEDIKNGKYGVRATTRFGIGVLRSNAIAKLTNIKTTLT; from the coding sequence ATGAAGCCTAAACTTTTTGAATCCCTAATTCAGGGCGACAGCGAATTCAAAGAACACATCGAAACTCAAAGACATAAAACCACAACCCACCCCTTCCTGAGGCGTTACTGCGAAGTAGGCATAAAAGAAGGCCTGTTCAGTGATTCCGCTCAGGCACTGGGTCGCCTACACGACACACTCGTGCAAGCCGCTTACCCAGAGATGATTGGACGAGACATAATCACCGTCATGTCAACCACCGAACCAATGGAGCGTTTCCCCCTTGACCAAAAAGCAGTTGCTTACCGCTACGCCGAAGGCGCCGCCACACGCTTAAGCGGCACCAAAAACGGCGTCGCAGACGTCTACACCAACATCCAAGCAGAATCCTCCGAAGAGTGGACCCGCGAGTTCCTAGAAGACGCCACTTGGAACGTTATGAACCGCATGGTCGAAAAAGTCGGCCGCGCTCTTGGCGAACAAGAAACCAACCGTGTGTTGGCGCTTTATGGTGCTGTGGCTGATGCTGATTTAGCAGGCGGAGGTGCCCTAAACAACAGTGGAGCAGTTCTCGACTGGAAGGGTGTAGTCAGCTTACATAACGCAGTGCGATCTCAAAATTGGAAACCCACCGTTTTAGCCGTCAACGAAACCCAGCTTCATCAACTGTTAAACGACGACAAATTTATCCACGCGCAGTATCTTCCGTCTGGGCAAACAGACATCGACGAAGCAACCGTAACGAGCGTCTTGGGTATGCGTGTGCAAGCAAGCACCCTTGTTCCAAACGGCACTGCATATGCCATCGACACTCGTGTTGCTTCTGTTATGCTTCTACGTCGAGATGTAACCGTCGAAGACTGGGAAGACATCAAAAACGGCAAGTACGGTGTCCGCGCCACAACTCGCTTCGGTATAGGTGTTTTGCGTAGCAACGCCATCGCCAAACTCACCAACATCAAAACCACCCTAACATAA
- a CDS encoding DUF2190 family protein encodes MTDLTNKPWMAAGETDDPNAVIESFEAAASITKGSPVYLSADDKVSASPGGDDDIGIAVKTASTGQMCPVLRRGRVKVIADGIITRGKAVCSAAGAKVTQLVDQPVNEGGSATYTVFYNRKLGTALESAASDGDLIFINVEK; translated from the coding sequence ATGACTGATTTAACCAACAAACCATGGATGGCCGCGGGAGAAACAGACGACCCCAACGCAGTTATCGAGTCTTTTGAAGCTGCAGCGTCAATCACTAAAGGCTCACCCGTCTACTTGAGCGCTGACGACAAGGTTTCTGCTAGTCCAGGTGGAGACGACGACATAGGTATAGCAGTAAAAACCGCTTCGACGGGCCAAATGTGCCCAGTGCTTAGGCGGGGCAGAGTCAAAGTCATCGCCGATGGCATCATCACGCGGGGCAAAGCGGTCTGCAGTGCGGCAGGCGCAAAAGTCACCCAACTCGTCGACCAACCAGTCAATGAAGGTGGCTCAGCAACTTACACCGTGTTCTACAACCGCAAACTCGGAACCGCGCTTGAGTCAGCAGCATCAGATGGTGACCTGATTTTCATCAACGTGGAGAAGTGA
- a CDS encoding DUF2213 domain-containing protein yields the protein MSWEQTDKFIKSGHKNPADFQEGTQKTVTLNEKEGIQAIIAKPKGKQTMAIQSYLFSKEKGWTLENAKAWFNKLHLPTKEHLCAVLPFTVKEKVLDKPLRIEGVALTIGMSRNFNIYTPEELEAFSGKLIDAPVYLEHVSAEEAIGKVTDTHWDGQNLHYTAEIYDEETAEKIRKGLIRHVSVGADYQTIDYVNGKVPHGLYNAEMSLVAVPGIPEANIQILECFQEQESPAGFSKSTVNLAEGLIKKPKEPTVPIEQVIRMLDEIVPNHIVQRSWSLGPQRMCQELNRVIYRLRNMQDSHKIDRK from the coding sequence ATGTCATGGGAACAAACTGATAAATTCATCAAAAGCGGGCACAAGAATCCCGCTGACTTTCAAGAAGGCACTCAAAAAACTGTTACCTTAAACGAGAAAGAAGGCATCCAAGCCATAATAGCTAAGCCCAAAGGCAAGCAAACGATGGCGATTCAAAGCTATCTTTTCAGTAAAGAAAAAGGTTGGACGCTGGAAAACGCGAAGGCATGGTTTAACAAGCTGCATCTACCGACTAAAGAGCACCTCTGCGCGGTTCTACCCTTCACGGTCAAAGAGAAAGTCCTCGACAAACCCCTGCGAATCGAGGGCGTAGCTTTAACGATTGGCATGAGCCGCAACTTTAACATCTACACCCCAGAAGAACTGGAGGCGTTCTCAGGCAAACTGATTGATGCCCCCGTCTATCTTGAACATGTCTCTGCAGAAGAAGCAATAGGGAAAGTCACCGACACCCACTGGGACGGACAAAACCTCCACTACACGGCAGAAATCTACGATGAAGAAACCGCAGAAAAAATCAGAAAAGGCCTAATCCGCCACGTCAGCGTCGGGGCAGACTACCAAACCATCGACTATGTCAACGGTAAGGTTCCTCATGGACTCTACAACGCGGAGATGAGCCTTGTGGCGGTTCCGGGGATACCTGAGGCTAACATCCAAATCCTCGAGTGTTTCCAAGAGCAGGAAAGTCCTGCTGGATTTTCAAAGTCAACCGTCAACTTGGCGGAAGGCTTGATCAAAAAACCCAAAGAACCCACCGTTCCAATCGAGCAAGTCATTCGCATGCTAGACGAAATTGTGCCCAACCACATCGTGCAGCGGAGTTGGAGTCTGGGACCACAGCGCATGTGCCAAGAGCTTAACAGGGTTATCTATCGTCTTCGCAACATGCAGGATAGTCACAAAATTGACCGCAAGTAA
- a CDS encoding Hsp20/alpha crystallin family protein, giving the protein MVEDKQRRKPTVSPATPGTSIARVREQGLERSIDDIFTEFRRSFDDLMRPFFPLYETTEYRLPTRYAQVDLIDNGDSFTVNAELPGFTKDQVDVQINKDGLAIKAECKEEKQEERKNYLHRERAYSSLQRFIAFPEEVDPSKVEGSMKDGVLELKVPKKEPKPEEKPRKVELK; this is encoded by the coding sequence ATGGTCGAAGACAAACAAAGAAGGAAACCAACAGTATCACCAGCAACCCCTGGAACCTCAATAGCAAGAGTGAGGGAACAAGGATTAGAAAGAAGCATCGACGACATCTTCACCGAATTCCGAAGATCCTTCGACGACCTCATGCGACCCTTCTTCCCACTATACGAAACCACAGAATACAGGTTACCCACAAGATACGCCCAAGTTGACCTCATCGACAACGGCGACTCCTTCACCGTAAACGCTGAACTTCCAGGGTTCACCAAAGACCAAGTAGACGTACAAATAAACAAAGACGGCTTAGCCATAAAAGCAGAATGCAAAGAAGAAAAACAAGAAGAACGCAAGAACTATCTGCACCGAGAACGCGCCTATTCCTCGCTGCAGCGGTTCATCGCTTTCCCAGAGGAAGTTGACCCCTCTAAAGTTGAAGGTTCCATGAAAGATGGGGTTTTGGAGCTAAAGGTACCTAAGAAAGAACCTAAACCTGAAGAAAAACCCAGAAAAGTCGAACTCAAATAA
- a CDS encoding ArsR family transcriptional regulator encodes MTEQTKIDSMLKAIENPIRRKIIKRLSQEPSYPLELSKEIGEAQQLVTSHLAILEKAGIVGSSLVASPFGPNRRSYFLKQSGYISLSFGPHLFNEQLFNFQNLPPELSSQAAEFMKRIANIEKCSNENKIEPFSVLLKDIDHKLSELENEKTVLLFIRNLAMKHATQELQTQDKSHDERRVLHFILDERSTDIESISKALNLKESIVRGMLEKLRNDIL; translated from the coding sequence ATGACCGAGCAAACTAAAATCGATTCAATGCTTAAAGCAATCGAAAACCCCATCAGAAGAAAAATAATCAAGCGACTAAGCCAAGAACCGAGTTATCCTCTCGAGTTATCAAAAGAAATCGGGGAAGCACAGCAACTCGTAACCAGCCACTTAGCGATTTTGGAGAAAGCGGGAATTGTAGGCTCAAGTCTTGTTGCCAGCCCCTTTGGGCCAAACAGACGGTCATATTTCCTCAAACAATCAGGCTACATTTCACTGAGTTTTGGACCGCATTTATTCAATGAGCAACTCTTTAACTTTCAAAATTTACCCCCAGAACTTTCAAGTCAAGCAGCAGAGTTTATGAAACGCATCGCCAACATCGAAAAATGCAGTAACGAAAACAAGATTGAACCTTTTTCCGTCCTGCTAAAAGACATCGACCATAAATTGTCGGAGCTTGAAAATGAAAAGACTGTTTTGCTTTTCATCCGCAACTTGGCGATGAAGCATGCGACACAGGAGTTGCAGACCCAAGATAAATCTCATGATGAGCGTAGAGTTCTACATTTCATCCTTGATGAACGTTCCACAGATATCGAGAGCATTTCTAAGGCTTTGAATCTAAAAGAATCCATCGTGCGGGGTATGCTGGAAAAACTAAGAAATGACATACTGTAA
- a CDS encoding DUF108 domain-containing protein, translated as MVKKVGLIGCGAIGTVLAEAIQRKIVACDELVVFDIDVDQAIKLKNLLTFPVKIVPTFDELLEAKPKVIVEAAGQGAVHQYFDRLVNSGAELIFMSTGALLDHDTSNPCVHFPAGAIGGLDAIAAAANAGIDEIALITRKSPKALGKEVTQETVTFEGEAEEAAKQFPREMNVAATLALTVKPVKVKVRVVVDPATTRNTHEIAVKWRYGEMHLKFANQPHPDNPHTSALAAWAAIKLLQNLLQ; from the coding sequence ATGGTAAAGAAGGTAGGTTTAATCGGTTGCGGTGCAATCGGCACCGTTTTGGCAGAGGCAATACAACGAAAAATCGTAGCTTGCGACGAGTTGGTAGTCTTTGACATAGACGTTGACCAAGCAATCAAACTCAAGAATCTACTTACTTTTCCAGTTAAAATCGTTCCAACCTTCGATGAATTGTTAGAAGCTAAACCCAAAGTCATCGTTGAAGCCGCAGGACAAGGCGCAGTCCACCAATACTTCGACAGGTTAGTCAATTCAGGCGCGGAGCTTATTTTCATGAGCACAGGCGCACTACTTGACCACGATACCAGCAATCCTTGCGTGCATTTTCCTGCGGGTGCCATAGGTGGCTTAGACGCTATTGCAGCGGCAGCCAACGCAGGCATAGATGAAATTGCCCTAATCACCCGCAAAAGCCCTAAGGCACTGGGGAAAGAAGTTACACAGGAGACAGTAACTTTTGAAGGTGAGGCTGAGGAAGCCGCAAAGCAGTTTCCACGGGAAATGAATGTTGCCGCCACACTAGCATTAACAGTGAAACCGGTTAAGGTCAAGGTTAGAGTCGTGGTTGACCCCGCCACAACACGCAACACACACGAAATCGCTGTCAAGTGGCGCTACGGCGAAATGCACTTAAAATTCGCAAACCAACCCCACCCCGACAACCCTCACACAAGCGCCTTAGCCGCGTGGGCAGCAATCAAGTTGCTTCAAAATTTGCTACAATAA
- a CDS encoding valine--tRNA ligase — MQPMPKDYNFTEIEAKWQARWEEMGINRYDWNDKNRVPFSIDTPPPYPSGELHMGNVLNWTYFDMVARYKRMQGFNVLFPQGWDCHGLGIEIQVEKARNIRKRDVPPEQFRQWCIELVDKYIGMMKEGILKLGASIDWTTEYKTMNPDYWRRTQLSFVQLYKKGYMYQGTHPVNWCPRDETAIADAEVDHIKKEGTLHYIKFHLAGSEEYLLIATSRPEFIPACVAVEVNPKDERYAKYVGRKISVPLMNREVTIIADEAVDPKFGTGAMQICTYGDKEDVKTVIKHKLPVIRLIQQNGQISEAGCKYAGLYVNQARAAIVEDLKAAGLLEKSEKIQQEVGVCERCKTLVEILEVKQWFMKTMALTAKVEENANAIPWYPDYMRNRLIDWAKALDWDWVISRQRLFATPIPVWTCKGCGELIVAEENWLPIDPKLEGPRIEKCPKCGGKDFQGEQDVMDTWMDSSITCAVHAGWPDRPDWQRLFPASIHPSGTDIIRTWAYYLMVRHLALFDMRPFNSVLINGMVLGADGRKMSKSLKNYAAAPEVLNKNGADAVRQWAAGGGATGSDIPYRVQDVEYGRRFLVKLWNVSSFASNLLANYDPKAEGEMELQLLDKWILCKTEKLTKEVTDAFERCQFNIALDAIRNFTWHVFCDFYVEAVKDRLYRPDSYGKANCAAAQHTLYEVLYRILQLLAPVIPHLTEEIYQYMFKEGKGYPSIQVSAWPKFNPALVDELAEKDGDLVTAVMSEIRRDKAENKKPLNAPIKNLTVTAKDESVAEAIRRAAADIKATLKIEALIVQTGTANGRQVAQYEVYIKPEY, encoded by the coding sequence ATGCAACCTATGCCTAAAGACTACAACTTCACCGAAATTGAAGCTAAATGGCAAGCCCGCTGGGAAGAGATGGGTATCAACCGCTACGACTGGAACGACAAAAACCGAGTCCCATTCAGCATCGATACGCCCCCGCCGTACCCCTCAGGTGAACTGCACATGGGCAACGTCTTGAACTGGACCTACTTTGACATGGTTGCCCGCTACAAGCGAATGCAGGGCTTCAATGTACTGTTCCCGCAGGGCTGGGATTGTCACGGATTAGGTATAGAGATTCAGGTTGAGAAAGCCCGAAACATCCGTAAACGCGATGTACCCCCAGAACAGTTTAGGCAATGGTGTATCGAGCTTGTTGACAAGTACATCGGTATGATGAAAGAGGGTATCCTAAAACTCGGTGCATCCATCGACTGGACGACTGAATACAAAACAATGAACCCTGACTATTGGCGCCGCACCCAACTCAGTTTTGTGCAGCTCTACAAGAAGGGATATATGTATCAGGGCACGCACCCCGTCAATTGGTGCCCACGTGACGAGACCGCCATAGCCGACGCGGAAGTCGATCACATAAAAAAAGAAGGCACCTTACACTACATCAAATTCCACTTGGCAGGCAGCGAAGAGTACCTTTTAATCGCCACATCTCGTCCCGAGTTTATCCCCGCATGCGTCGCGGTTGAGGTTAACCCTAAAGACGAACGCTACGCCAAATATGTCGGTAGAAAAATCTCTGTACCCCTAATGAATCGAGAAGTTACGATAATAGCCGACGAAGCCGTTGACCCCAAATTCGGCACTGGAGCAATGCAGATCTGCACCTACGGTGACAAAGAAGACGTAAAAACAGTCATAAAACACAAACTCCCAGTTATCCGCCTGATACAGCAGAACGGCCAAATCAGCGAAGCAGGCTGCAAATATGCGGGACTCTACGTGAATCAGGCGAGGGCTGCCATAGTTGAAGACTTAAAAGCCGCAGGGTTACTTGAGAAGAGCGAAAAAATCCAGCAAGAAGTCGGCGTTTGCGAGCGCTGCAAAACCCTTGTTGAAATCCTTGAAGTTAAACAGTGGTTCATGAAAACCATGGCGCTAACCGCGAAAGTGGAGGAGAACGCTAACGCCATACCTTGGTATCCTGATTACATGCGTAACCGCCTAATTGACTGGGCGAAAGCTTTGGATTGGGACTGGGTCATTAGCCGTCAACGTCTTTTTGCTACTCCGATTCCTGTTTGGACCTGCAAAGGCTGTGGCGAGTTGATTGTAGCTGAAGAAAATTGGCTACCGATCGACCCCAAACTTGAGGGCCCACGCATAGAGAAGTGCCCCAAATGTGGCGGTAAAGACTTCCAAGGCGAACAAGATGTAATGGACACTTGGATGGATAGCTCAATAACCTGCGCGGTGCACGCAGGTTGGCCTGACCGCCCAGACTGGCAGCGTCTTTTCCCTGCAAGTATTCACCCGTCAGGCACCGACATCATCCGAACATGGGCCTATTACCTCATGGTGCGTCACCTTGCCCTCTTCGACATGCGACCCTTCAACAGCGTACTCATCAACGGCATGGTCTTAGGCGCAGATGGCAGAAAAATGAGTAAATCGCTGAAAAACTACGCTGCCGCGCCCGAAGTACTCAACAAAAACGGCGCCGACGCAGTTCGTCAGTGGGCCGCTGGTGGTGGAGCCACAGGCTCAGACATACCTTACCGCGTTCAAGATGTAGAGTACGGTCGACGTTTCCTTGTTAAGCTTTGGAACGTTTCGAGTTTTGCAAGCAATCTGCTAGCAAATTATGACCCCAAAGCAGAAGGTGAAATGGAGCTGCAGCTTCTTGACAAGTGGATACTTTGTAAAACTGAAAAGTTAACCAAAGAAGTTACAGACGCCTTTGAGCGGTGCCAATTTAACATCGCACTTGACGCCATTCGCAACTTCACCTGGCATGTCTTCTGCGACTTCTACGTGGAAGCTGTTAAAGACCGTCTCTACCGTCCCGACAGCTACGGCAAAGCTAACTGCGCAGCCGCACAGCACACCCTCTACGAAGTCCTCTATCGAATTCTACAACTTCTCGCTCCAGTTATTCCGCACCTGACCGAGGAAATCTATCAGTACATGTTCAAAGAAGGTAAAGGTTACCCAAGTATACAGGTTTCAGCGTGGCCCAAATTCAACCCTGCTTTGGTGGATGAATTGGCTGAGAAGGACGGCGACTTGGTCACAGCGGTTATGAGTGAAATTCGCCGCGATAAAGCTGAAAACAAAAAACCCCTAAACGCGCCCATCAAGAACCTCACGGTAACCGCCAAAGATGAGTCCGTAGCCGAAGCAATCCGTAGAGCAGCCGCCGATATCAAAGCAACACTTAAAATCGAAGCTCTCATCGTCCAAACAGGCACAGCAAACGGTAGACAAGTAGCCCAGTACGAAGTCTACATTAAACCCGAATACTAG
- a CDS encoding GNAT family N-acetyltransferase: MAQIRAFNNIDQILNITEWNTLASKSQTPYYFKSFIEQFINSAIKSKQKPLLIVYYSEHKTVGIAPVAISSEKGLLRTASFLTGPDFDPDFVVEEKYREQFIHETIDFLFKKIGCTLIDFVMPSETKNLAVLEGMSKFGRGPYHLIRPSSFHSVVCVEGTWAEFERRRGRNYRKIFRSIEKRMSLNGGWRIEFVSNQHSITEVEQYLLEIEKESWKQTYRLQRGIEKDDGLIDLFTAATGTQLTTTGFQWEVAFLEVNGKKIAYSFWFEYKDTAFICKTSFDDRYKKYYPGMYINNAVIREVFKNPAIKQIDLMTDLPFHDRWAPKKVPRTRILISKSPIPIAIAKITQNQYVMQIRRRISKVIKVNLPYLPLLM; encoded by the coding sequence TTGGCTCAAATCCGCGCATTCAACAACATAGATCAGATATTGAACATAACCGAGTGGAACACCTTAGCAAGCAAAAGCCAAACCCCCTACTACTTCAAAAGCTTCATCGAGCAATTCATCAATTCAGCCATAAAATCAAAGCAGAAACCACTGTTGATAGTCTATTATTCTGAGCATAAAACAGTAGGAATCGCACCTGTTGCCATTAGCTCAGAAAAAGGCCTTCTGCGTACTGCAAGCTTCTTAACTGGACCTGATTTTGATCCAGATTTTGTCGTTGAAGAAAAATATCGAGAACAATTTATTCACGAAACCATAGATTTTCTTTTTAAAAAAATCGGGTGCACTTTGATCGATTTCGTGATGCCTTCAGAAACTAAAAACCTCGCTGTCTTAGAAGGAATGAGCAAATTCGGTCGAGGTCCTTATCATCTAATTCGGCCTTCATCGTTTCATTCGGTTGTTTGTGTTGAGGGCACTTGGGCTGAATTTGAAAGGCGCAGAGGTAGAAATTACAGAAAAATTTTTCGCAGCATCGAAAAAAGAATGAGCCTTAACGGTGGCTGGAGAATTGAATTTGTATCAAATCAACACTCCATAACTGAGGTTGAGCAGTATTTATTGGAAATTGAAAAAGAAAGCTGGAAACAGACCTATCGACTGCAACGAGGCATCGAAAAAGATGATGGGTTAATTGATTTGTTCACTGCGGCCACAGGTACTCAACTCACTACGACAGGTTTTCAGTGGGAAGTGGCCTTTCTAGAAGTTAACGGGAAAAAAATTGCTTATAGCTTCTGGTTTGAATACAAAGATACGGCGTTCATCTGCAAAACTTCATTTGATGACCGCTACAAAAAATATTATCCTGGAATGTACATCAACAACGCGGTAATTCGCGAAGTTTTTAAGAACCCTGCAATCAAACAGATCGATTTAATGACTGATCTGCCTTTTCATGATAGATGGGCACCAAAAAAGGTCCCTCGCACCAGAATTTTAATTTCTAAAAGCCCTATCCCCATAGCGATTGCAAAAATCACCCAAAATCAATACGTTATGCAAATACGCAGAAGAATTAGCAAAGTCATTAAGGTAAATCTACCATATTTGCCTCTTTTAATGTAA
- a CDS encoding DNA-directed RNA polymerase — MHKATCADCGKECDVPFKPDGTRPVYCRECYSKRRPPRRY, encoded by the coding sequence ATGCACAAGGCAACTTGCGCTGACTGTGGTAAAGAATGTGATGTTCCTTTCAAACCAGACGGCACAAGACCAGTATATTGCCGCGAGTGCTACAGCAAAAGACGCCCACCAAGAAGATACTAA
- a CDS encoding sodium:calcium antiporter, with amino-acid sequence MPWYTVLVLFAGIAIVVYGADEAIKRLLALSKFFRLSAFVVGAVIAGTLAVLPELSIGVLSAIEGSSTFGLGLIFGANVADLTLVIGVVVLVAGNQKMTPSMLKNLKISFIAVLLPVFLLLDGEISAIDGGILIAAFAVYVLWLLRSGRGEREIAERMRLSKRVVRLGITVFLLAIGITVLFIGSELVTTSARELSSTLGLPLFLIGLVVAVGTCLPEMAFAIRASEKEGSIGIGNILGNVLADSMLTIGIIAIIHPIRVPNMASPITAGVFVALSAIFVYLRSRDGEINKQDGILLISVYALFVLIQYLFEVIKI; translated from the coding sequence ATGCCTTGGTATACCGTCCTTGTTCTTTTTGCAGGAATCGCCATAGTAGTCTATGGCGCAGACGAAGCGATAAAGCGACTCTTAGCTTTATCCAAATTTTTCCGTCTATCTGCTTTTGTTGTAGGGGCGGTGATAGCGGGGACGCTTGCGGTTTTGCCTGAGTTATCTATTGGTGTCTTGTCCGCTATTGAGGGTTCATCGACTTTCGGTTTAGGCTTAATCTTTGGAGCCAACGTAGCCGACTTAACGTTAGTTATAGGAGTTGTGGTGTTGGTTGCAGGAAACCAGAAGATGACGCCAAGCATGCTGAAAAACTTAAAGATCTCTTTCATAGCAGTTTTGCTTCCAGTGTTTCTGCTTTTAGACGGAGAGATATCAGCCATTGACGGCGGGATATTGATTGCCGCTTTTGCAGTATATGTTCTTTGGCTTCTTAGAAGCGGACGAGGCGAAAGAGAAATTGCTGAACGCATGCGACTATCAAAACGAGTAGTTCGCTTAGGCATAACAGTTTTCCTCTTAGCTATCGGAATAACAGTTTTGTTCATAGGCAGCGAACTTGTAACCACATCTGCACGAGAATTAAGCTCAACACTAGGGTTGCCGCTGTTCTTGATTGGTCTCGTAGTCGCAGTTGGCACTTGTTTACCAGAGATGGCTTTTGCAATTCGAGCATCAGAAAAAGAGGGCTCTATTGGAATCGGAAACATTTTAGGAAACGTCCTTGCCGATTCAATGTTAACCATAGGAATAATCGCAATTATTCACCCCATTAGGGTACCTAACATGGCTTCGCCGATAACGGCAGGAGTGTTCGTGGCGTTATCAGCAATATTTGTTTATTTACGTTCAAGAGATGGTGAGATAAATAAGCAAGACGGAATTTTGCTCATTAGCGTTTATGCACTTTTTGTTTTGATACAGTACCTCTTTGAAGTAATCAAAATATAG